From a region of the Helianthus annuus cultivar XRQ/B chromosome 5, HanXRQr2.0-SUNRISE, whole genome shotgun sequence genome:
- the LOC110940843 gene encoding zinc finger CCCH domain-containing protein 29 has translation MEGEKFQQKKIIGLLKRSRLLELAAADDLSAFVSDAEEKGIGVDEFGFWYGRRNSSKLLMGFEERTPLMIASIYGSIRVLKFLIGSKKIDVNKPSGTDGATALHCAAAGGSVTSVDVVKMLIEAGADVNLTDGNGNKPGDLIARGIKSSIRKGLEMFLKGFVMEEAVAAKKEYPIDVPFPDINGELYGSDEFRMYTFKVKPCSRAYTHDWTECPFVHPGENARRRDPNKYNYSCVPCPEFRKGSCANGDACEYAHGVFESWLHPAQYKTRLCKDETSCGRKVCFFAHKVDELRPLYASTGSAIPSPKPGSASSTELGLMSPIQNSSPMVIGSTPPMSPSLSPVTGWQNKLNHLSPPVLQLSSSRLRTALNARDFELQNLRTQQQRQLMVDNLSSNLYTNRFGELNSSNLDNVSGYISSPIRKPTNFAFESSAAVAQAVVNSRSSAFSKQRSQSFINRSSAGAGAGAGSGAIGSPFSQWGSPDGKLEWGFNEEDANKFKKSASFVYRNDSRVNVDHQPDASWVGVGLYSSSEKQRYGGHGGGYGGGGGEEKLPQWMEQMLIEQERLVA, from the coding sequence ATGGAGGGAGAAAAGTTTCAACAGAAGAAGATTATAGGTCTATTGAAGCGCTCGAGATTGCTCGAATTAGCGGCTGCGGATGATCTTTCCGCGTTTGTATCTGATGCTGAAGAGAAGGGGATCGGTGTTGACGAATTCGGATTTTGGTACGGAAGGAGGAATTCGTCGAAATTATTAATGGGTTTCGAAGAACGAACCCCATTAATGATTGCTTCCATTTATGGAAGCATTCGGGTATTAAAATTTTTAattgggagtaagaaaattgacgTCAACAAACCCTCCGGTACGGACGGCGCAACTGCTCTTCACTGCGCCGCTGCCGGAGGGTCTGTGACGTCAGTCGACGTAGTGAAGATGTTGATTGAAGCTGGTGCTGATGTTAATTTAACcgatggaaatgggaacaaaccAGGTGACTTGATTGCTCGTGGCATCAAATCGTCGATTCGAAAAGGCTTGGAGATGTTTTTGAAGGGTTTTGTTATGGAAGAAGCTGTTGCGGCGAAAAAGGAATACCCGATTGATGTACCGTTTCCGGATATAAACGGTGAATTATATGGTTCCGATGAGTTTCGGATGTATACGTTTAAGGTAAAGCCGTGTTCGAGGGCTTACACTCACGATTGGACGGAGTGCCCGTTTGTTCACCCGGGCGAGAATGCCCGCAGGCGTGACCCAAACAAGTACAACTACAGCTGCGTCCCGTGCCCAGAGTTTCGCAAAGGAAGCTGCGCTAATGGCGATGCTTGCGAGTATGCACACGGGGTGTTTGAATCATGGCTCCACCCAGCTCAATACAAGACACGGTTATGTAAAGATGAAACAAGTTGTGGGCGAAAAGTATGTTTTTTCGCGCACAAAGTGGACGAGTTGAGGCCTTTGTATGCCTCAACTGGTTCAGCTATCCCTTCACCAAAACCAGGGTCTGCGAGTTCAACTGAATTGGGCTTAATGAGCCCAATTCAAAACTCGAGCCCAATGGTTATTGGTTCCACCCCACCCATGTCACCATCTTTATCTCCGGTGACTGGGTGGCAAAACAAGTTAAACCATTTGTCACCGCCGGTTCTACAACTTTCCAGTAGTCGTCTGCGCACCGCTTTGAACGCCCGAGACTTCGAGTTACAAAATTTAAGAACTCAACAACAAAGGCAACTAATGGTTGACAACTTGTCTTCAAACCTTTACACCAATAGGTTTGGGGAATTAAACTCTTCAAATCTTGATAATGTTTCGGGTTACATATCCTCTCCAATAAGAAAACCCACAAATTTTGCATTCGAATCATCGGCTGCAGTTGCACAGGCCGTAGTGAACTCGAGGTCCAGCGCATTCTCGAAACAACGCAGTCAAAGCTTCATTAACCGTAGTTCAGCAGGTGCGGGTGCCGGTGCAGGATCAGGAGCCATTGGTTCACCATTTTCGCAATGGGGTTCGCCTGATGGGAAGCTAGAGTGGGGGTTCAATGAAGAAGATGCTAATAAGTTCAAAAAATCAGCATCTTTTGTGTACAGAAATGATTCACGTGTGAATGTGGATCATCAGCCAGATGCTTCATGGGTTGGAGTTGGGTTGTATAGCTCGTCGGAGAAACAGCGATACGGCGGCCACGGTGGCGGttacggtggtggtggcggcgaagAGAAACTGCCCCAATGGATGGAGCAGATGTTAATAGAGCAGGAGAGGTTGGTAGCATAA